The following coding sequences are from one Streptomyces sp. NBC_01232 window:
- a CDS encoding DNA repair ATPase: protein MTTATAMDARTSEVLSYEVLRDRLAAQAGELARRAEALNTVRIAEFGGAGLTLSGSERIRTEHRRVPRDIAAIGDVLLFGFNGAPSQGREMSVGDVLALYDRDLSPLPEGAAPGLLDDPGFIREFGALHRYYQAARLLQLRHVDGKLLAVFQTGEQAEDIRVLRWSLTPSGEARFLDAQGERDHVFPPAHDVEWRETTRDDHVLGRHPHTSIGGRLFVSTVGGALTVKTVDDTETGEGIHREPVDEPLQSLADAEIAYATVGSLILLRIRPYKEQTSRHLVFNTVTNTVVRLDGIGQSCRRLPDDEGIVFPGGYCLASGTVKTFDTDTTDLEFEKAVCAPNGEDVLFTFHARAEGRGLLLSYNLIRKEVAAPISCHGHALFDDGALVVLRAGVAEPARMHSVQIWHTPYTSDTYASSSGNGPLARIGNADLVRGIADCLSIARQATETEATHSGAVYETLLAACVRAADRFPWLGDAETGDLRGPLEEVRSTTAHVLEEFESVQVLTRQAADALAESAQSIARLIRRIRGEAPATAEEWIDRITELRRAQGRLITLKEMRYADTDGIEALAANVEGDITSTAQRAVAFLHRENAFTAHHAEAEQLTTDAEGITTVAEAVPVEERLEERTFGLQTLVEVVAGLDIGDATVRTTILERIAEVLGSVNRARATLGARRRELLDREGRAEFAAEFALLGQAVTGALAAAATPEDCEAQLARLLLQLENLESRFAEHDGFLAEITEKRTEIHDAFSSRQQTLRDARARRAEALSESARRVLETVTRRASGLENLDEINTYFASDPMAAKVRRTADELRQLGDSVRAEELAGRLLAARQEAGRALRDRGDLFTDGGDTIRLGRHSFAVTRQAPELTLVPHQDGLAFALNGTDYRHPVTDPEFAATRPYWGRLLPSESPRVYRAEYLAARLLAEHGADALAAADLPTLVRQAAEAAYDEGYERGVHDHDATAILTVLLRLRESAGLLRYPPRERAAAALFWAHGTTEGFRDHFARRAVSLARARETFGLTPAIDGLLAELTSEVTRFTEEADVGRAAEYLFEELVSGPAGFAVSASARILLEKFHRSVGASPYEQDLAALPDPAVRRHLVDGWLTSYAAACGEDIDAGDIAEAAAVELCPSLERYDVTGETTATVTGLLGTHPQITGRSLNLRLDEFLSRTTDFAAEAVPGFRTYQQRRSTLLASMRTQLRVDAYRPRVMSSFVRNRLVDEVYLPLIGDSLAKQLGAAGDAKRTDSSGLLLFVSPPGYGKTTLLEYVAERLGLLLVKVDGPALGHHTTSLDPAEAPDAAARRELEKIAFALTAGNNVLLYLDDIQHTSPELLQKFIPLCDATRTLNGHDLRGKRFAVCMAGNPYTESGQRFRIPDMLANRADVWNLGDVLTGKEDAFALSFVENALTSNPVLAPLAARDRADLDLLVRLADDDPTARRDRLTHPYPSAELDRILAVLRHLLTARQTVLAVNDAYIASAAQTDASRTEPPFRLQGSYRNMNKIAARISPAMNDAELTALIDDHYTSEAQTLTTGAEANLLKLAALRGALTHGQATRWAEITASYVRSQALGGSGDDPLSRAVAALGLLADRVAAVENAITRATDSRHLPIRPNGRHAAREE from the coding sequence ATGACCACGGCCACGGCGATGGACGCCCGTACGTCCGAGGTGCTGTCGTACGAGGTGCTGCGCGACCGGCTGGCGGCGCAGGCCGGCGAGCTGGCCCGGCGCGCGGAGGCCCTCAACACCGTCAGGATCGCCGAGTTCGGCGGAGCCGGGCTCACGCTTTCGGGCTCCGAGCGCATCCGCACCGAGCACCGTCGTGTACCCCGCGACATCGCCGCCATCGGGGACGTGCTGCTCTTCGGCTTCAACGGCGCCCCCAGCCAGGGGCGGGAGATGTCCGTCGGGGACGTGCTCGCCCTGTACGACCGCGACCTGAGCCCGCTCCCCGAGGGTGCAGCGCCCGGCCTCCTCGACGACCCGGGCTTCATCCGGGAGTTCGGGGCGCTGCACCGTTACTACCAGGCCGCGCGCCTGCTCCAGCTCCGCCACGTCGACGGCAAGCTGCTGGCCGTCTTCCAGACCGGAGAGCAGGCCGAGGACATCCGCGTCCTGCGCTGGTCCCTCACCCCGTCCGGCGAGGCACGGTTCCTGGATGCCCAGGGCGAGCGCGACCACGTCTTCCCGCCCGCTCACGACGTCGAGTGGCGGGAGACCACCCGGGACGACCACGTTCTGGGCCGCCACCCTCACACCTCCATCGGGGGGCGGCTCTTCGTCTCGACTGTCGGCGGGGCGCTCACCGTCAAGACCGTCGACGACACCGAGACCGGCGAGGGCATCCACCGCGAGCCGGTCGACGAGCCGCTGCAGTCCCTCGCCGATGCCGAGATCGCCTACGCCACCGTGGGCTCGCTGATCCTGCTGCGGATCCGCCCCTACAAGGAGCAGACCAGCCGTCACTTGGTCTTCAACACCGTCACGAACACCGTTGTCCGCCTCGACGGCATCGGCCAGTCCTGCCGCCGGCTGCCGGACGACGAGGGCATCGTCTTCCCCGGCGGCTACTGCCTCGCGTCGGGCACCGTGAAGACCTTCGACACGGACACGACGGACCTGGAATTCGAGAAGGCCGTGTGCGCTCCCAACGGCGAGGACGTCCTCTTCACCTTCCACGCCCGCGCAGAAGGACGCGGCCTGCTGCTCTCCTACAACCTCATCCGCAAGGAGGTCGCCGCCCCCATCTCCTGCCACGGCCATGCCCTGTTCGACGACGGCGCTCTCGTCGTCCTGCGCGCCGGCGTCGCCGAGCCCGCCCGTATGCACTCCGTGCAGATCTGGCACACCCCCTACACCTCCGACACCTACGCCTCATCCTCCGGAAACGGCCCGCTCGCCCGCATCGGCAACGCCGACCTGGTGCGGGGCATCGCCGACTGCCTTTCCATCGCACGCCAAGCCACAGAGACCGAAGCCACGCACTCCGGGGCGGTGTACGAGACGCTGCTCGCCGCCTGCGTCCGGGCCGCCGACCGGTTCCCCTGGCTCGGCGACGCCGAGACCGGGGACCTGCGCGGCCCCCTCGAAGAGGTCCGGTCCACCACCGCACACGTACTGGAGGAATTCGAGAGCGTCCAGGTCCTCACCCGGCAAGCTGCCGACGCCCTCGCCGAATCCGCTCAGTCGATCGCCCGGCTGATCCGCCGTATCCGCGGCGAGGCCCCGGCCACCGCCGAGGAGTGGATCGACCGCATCACCGAACTGCGCCGGGCACAGGGTCGTTTGATCACCCTCAAGGAGATGCGGTACGCGGACACCGACGGCATCGAGGCCCTGGCCGCCAACGTGGAGGGCGACATCACCTCCACGGCCCAGCGTGCCGTCGCCTTCCTGCACCGCGAGAACGCCTTCACCGCCCATCACGCCGAGGCCGAACAGCTCACCACCGACGCCGAGGGCATCACCACCGTCGCCGAGGCCGTCCCCGTCGAGGAGCGGCTGGAGGAGCGGACCTTCGGCCTCCAGACCCTCGTCGAGGTCGTCGCGGGCCTGGACATCGGTGACGCGACCGTACGCACCACCATCCTGGAGCGGATCGCCGAGGTCCTCGGGTCCGTGAACCGGGCCCGCGCCACGCTCGGCGCCCGCCGCCGAGAACTCCTCGACCGCGAAGGGCGGGCCGAGTTCGCAGCCGAGTTCGCGCTCCTGGGCCAGGCCGTCACCGGCGCTCTGGCCGCCGCCGCCACGCCCGAGGATTGCGAGGCCCAGCTCGCCCGACTGCTCCTCCAACTGGAGAACCTGGAGTCGCGCTTCGCCGAGCACGACGGATTCCTCGCCGAGATCACCGAGAAGCGGACCGAGATCCACGACGCGTTCTCCTCGCGCCAGCAGACCCTCCGGGACGCCCGCGCCCGGCGCGCCGAAGCCCTCTCCGAGTCCGCGCGCCGGGTTCTGGAGACGGTCACCCGCCGGGCATCGGGGCTGGAGAACCTCGACGAGATCAACACATACTTCGCCTCGGACCCGATGGCGGCCAAGGTCCGCCGCACCGCCGACGAACTGCGGCAGCTCGGCGATTCGGTCAGGGCGGAGGAACTGGCGGGCCGCCTGCTGGCCGCCCGCCAGGAGGCCGGACGTGCCCTGCGCGACCGCGGCGACCTGTTCACGGACGGCGGCGACACGATCCGCCTGGGCCGCCACAGCTTCGCCGTCACCCGCCAGGCCCCCGAGCTGACCCTCGTACCGCACCAGGACGGCCTGGCCTTCGCCCTGAACGGCACCGACTACCGCCACCCGGTCACCGACCCGGAGTTCGCCGCCACCCGGCCCTACTGGGGTCGGCTGCTGCCGTCCGAGTCACCCCGGGTGTACCGGGCGGAGTACCTGGCCGCGCGGCTGCTGGCCGAGCACGGCGCCGATGCCCTCGCCGCCGCTGACCTGCCCACGCTCGTACGGCAGGCCGCCGAAGCCGCGTACGACGAGGGCTACGAGAGGGGCGTCCACGACCACGACGCCACCGCGATCCTCACCGTGCTGCTGAGGCTGCGCGAGAGCGCCGGACTGCTGCGCTACCCTCCGCGCGAGCGCGCGGCGGCCGCTCTGTTCTGGGCCCACGGCACGACGGAGGGTTTCCGTGACCACTTCGCCCGTCGCGCGGTGTCCCTGGCCAGGGCTCGCGAGACTTTCGGGCTCACCCCCGCCATCGACGGACTGCTGGCCGAACTCACCTCCGAGGTAACCCGGTTCACCGAGGAGGCCGATGTCGGCCGCGCTGCCGAATACCTCTTCGAGGAGTTGGTTTCCGGTCCCGCCGGATTCGCGGTGTCCGCCTCGGCCCGCATCCTCCTCGAGAAGTTCCACCGCAGCGTAGGGGCATCGCCGTACGAGCAGGACCTGGCCGCACTCCCCGACCCGGCCGTACGCCGGCACCTCGTCGACGGCTGGCTCACCTCCTACGCGGCGGCCTGCGGCGAGGACATCGACGCAGGCGACATCGCCGAGGCCGCGGCCGTCGAACTGTGCCCCTCCCTGGAGCGCTACGACGTCACCGGCGAGACCACGGCAACCGTCACCGGCCTGCTCGGCACCCATCCGCAGATCACCGGGCGCTCCCTGAACCTGAGGCTGGACGAATTCCTCTCCCGTACCACTGACTTCGCGGCCGAGGCCGTCCCGGGCTTCCGTACCTACCAGCAGCGCCGCAGCACCCTCCTCGCGTCGATGCGCACCCAGCTGCGCGTCGACGCGTACCGGCCCCGGGTCATGTCCTCCTTCGTCCGCAACCGCCTCGTCGACGAGGTCTACCTCCCCCTCATCGGCGACAGCCTCGCCAAGCAGCTGGGCGCGGCCGGGGACGCCAAGCGCACCGACAGCAGCGGCCTGCTCCTGTTCGTCTCCCCGCCCGGCTACGGCAAGACCACGCTCCTGGAGTACGTAGCCGAGCGCCTCGGGCTGCTCCTGGTCAAGGTGGACGGACCGGCCCTCGGCCACCACACGACCTCCCTCGACCCGGCCGAGGCCCCGGATGCCGCCGCCCGCCGCGAACTGGAGAAGATCGCCTTCGCGCTCACCGCCGGGAACAACGTGCTGCTCTACCTGGACGACATCCAGCACACCTCGCCCGAGCTGCTCCAGAAGTTCATCCCGCTGTGCGACGCGACCCGCACCCTGAACGGGCACGACCTGCGCGGCAAGCGGTTCGCCGTCTGCATGGCCGGCAACCCGTACACCGAGTCGGGGCAACGCTTCCGCATCCCCGACATGCTCGCGAACCGCGCAGACGTCTGGAACCTCGGGGACGTTCTGACCGGCAAGGAGGACGCCTTCGCCCTCAGCTTCGTCGAGAACGCCCTCACCTCCAACCCGGTCCTCGCCCCACTCGCCGCCCGAGACCGCGCCGACCTGGATCTGCTCGTACGCCTCGCCGACGACGACCCCACTGCCCGACGCGACCGGCTCACCCACCCCTACCCGTCGGCCGAACTGGACCGGATCCTCGCCGTCCTGCGCCACCTGCTCACCGCCCGGCAGACGGTCCTCGCGGTCAACGACGCCTACATCGCCTCCGCGGCCCAGACCGACGCGAGCCGCACCGAGCCGCCCTTCCGACTCCAAGGCTCCTACCGCAACATGAACAAGATCGCGGCTCGCATTTCACCTGCAATGAACGACGCCGAACTGACCGCGCTGATCGACGACCACTACACATCGGAGGCCCAAACCCTCACCACCGGAGCCGAGGCCAACCTCCTCAAGCTCGCCGCCCTCCGGGGTGCCCTCACCCATGGCCAGGCGACCCGCTGGGCCGAGATCACCGCCTCGTATGTCCGCTCGCAGGCTCTCGGCGGCTCCGGCGACGACCCCCTGAGCCGGGCGGTGGCCGCACTCGGCCTGCTCGCCGACCGGGTAGCCGCCGTGGAGAATGCCATCACTCGCGCCACCGACTCCCGCCACCTGCCCATCCGCCCGAACGGCAGGCATGCGGCCCGCGAGGAGTGA
- a CDS encoding alanine/glycine:cation symporter family protein: MSLDTITTSVDEAVSGFFEPIAKWLGDIVFYSVPVGGTQLPLIVAWLVVAGLVFSGWFGLVQIRKFRLAVNVVRGKYDEKGSAGEVNHFQALTAAVSGTVGLGNIAGVAVAVSIGGPGATFWMILCGLLGMATKFVEVTLGVKYREVHADGSVSGGPMHYLPKGLAERFGARGKTLGKVLAVLASAMILFFGLFGGNLFQVNQSYAQLVSVTGGESGMMGSSAGALFFGILIAAIVGIVLLGGIRSIASVTSKLVPAMAGIYIVACIVVILVNVSAVPSAISTIIEGAFNPEGVAGGVLGALIIGFKRAAFSNEAGLGSAPIAHSAVKTKHPASEGLVALLEPFIDTVVICTMTALTIVIANPASWGEARKGEGVGGVTITSDAFGTVLPWFPYILTIAVMLFAISTVLTWGYYCMKAWTHLFGRSRTSELTFKVFYTLFAVAGSLLTLQTLIDMADAVLFMLAVINIIGLYLLAPVVKRELNTFLDFVRRRDAGLDTEADEDEDQEPVKTTV; encoded by the coding sequence ATGTCACTCGACACCATCACCACCTCCGTAGACGAAGCCGTCAGCGGATTCTTCGAGCCCATCGCCAAGTGGCTCGGAGACATCGTCTTCTACTCCGTCCCCGTCGGAGGAACCCAGCTTCCACTGATCGTCGCCTGGCTCGTGGTGGCCGGCCTGGTCTTCTCGGGCTGGTTCGGGCTGGTGCAGATACGCAAGTTCCGCCTGGCGGTGAACGTGGTGCGCGGCAAGTACGACGAGAAGGGGTCGGCCGGTGAGGTCAACCACTTCCAGGCGCTGACCGCGGCCGTCTCCGGCACCGTCGGCCTCGGCAACATCGCGGGTGTGGCGGTGGCCGTCTCCATCGGTGGCCCGGGCGCCACCTTCTGGATGATCCTCTGCGGCCTGCTGGGCATGGCGACGAAGTTCGTCGAGGTCACCCTCGGCGTGAAGTACCGCGAGGTGCACGCCGACGGCTCCGTCTCCGGCGGCCCGATGCACTACCTGCCCAAGGGCCTGGCCGAGCGCTTCGGCGCCCGCGGCAAGACCCTCGGCAAGGTCCTGGCGGTCCTCGCCTCCGCGATGATCCTGTTCTTCGGTCTCTTCGGCGGCAACCTCTTCCAGGTCAACCAGTCCTACGCGCAGCTGGTCTCCGTCACCGGCGGCGAGAGCGGCATGATGGGCTCCTCGGCCGGCGCCCTGTTCTTCGGCATCCTGATCGCCGCGATCGTCGGCATCGTGCTCCTCGGCGGCATCCGCTCCATCGCCTCCGTCACCAGCAAGCTCGTTCCCGCGATGGCCGGCATCTACATCGTCGCCTGCATCGTGGTCATCCTCGTCAACGTCTCCGCCGTACCGTCCGCGATCTCCACGATCATCGAGGGTGCCTTCAACCCCGAGGGTGTCGCCGGTGGTGTCCTCGGTGCGCTGATCATCGGTTTCAAGCGGGCCGCGTTCTCCAACGAGGCCGGTCTCGGCTCCGCGCCGATCGCGCACTCCGCGGTCAAGACCAAGCACCCCGCCAGCGAGGGCCTGGTCGCGCTGCTGGAGCCGTTCATCGACACGGTCGTCATCTGCACCATGACCGCCCTGACGATCGTCATCGCCAACCCGGCCAGCTGGGGCGAGGCCCGCAAGGGCGAAGGCGTCGGCGGCGTGACGATCACCTCGGACGCCTTCGGCACGGTCCTGCCCTGGTTCCCGTACATCCTCACCATCGCGGTGATGCTGTTCGCCATCTCCACGGTGCTGACCTGGGGCTACTACTGCATGAAGGCCTGGACGCACCTCTTCGGCCGCAGCAGGACCAGCGAGCTGACCTTCAAGGTCTTCTACACGTTGTTCGCGGTCGCCGGTTCGCTGCTTACCCTGCAGACCCTGATCGACATGGCCGACGCGGTGCTGTTCATGCTCGCGGTCATCAACATCATCGGCCTGTACCTGCTGGCCCCCGTGGTCAAGCGGGAACTCAACACCTTCCTCGACTTCGTCCGCCGCCGCGACGCCGGCCTGGACACCGAAGCCGACGAGGACGAAGACCAGGAGCCGGTGAAGACCACCGTCTGA
- a CDS encoding flotillin family protein: MDAISLGLGTLVIVVLVLVIAALLVVTRLFRKVEQGKALIVSKMRKVDVTFTGQVVLPVLHKAEIMDISVKTIEISRTGRDGLICKDNIRADIRISFFVRVNKTVEDVIKVAQAIGTQRASDKATLQELFNAKFSEALKTVGKQLDFTDLYTMRNELRDRIIHIIGTDLNGYSLEDAAIDYLEQTPLAQLDAGNILDAQGIRKITELTAVESVRTNEFRQHEQKELTRQNVDAREAILELERRQADAEIKQRREIETVRAREEAETARVVEEERLRAQSAFLKTEEQLGIQRENQAREVAVAQKNRERVIAIENERIEKDRLLEVIARERETQLTRIAADKEVETEKRDIAEVVRERIAVDRTVAEQEESIKRLRTVEEAERERQAVVIAAEAQAQEKLVKDIKAAEAAEQAAVHRAAEELTLAEARNKTADLDARAKIRLAEGIQAEAAAEGLAAVAVREKEADAIEKAGRAEAGATTARLKAEADGAREMALAEATAIGEKLKAEAEGLTEKAAAMAALDEASRGHEEYRLRLEAEKEIRLAGLDMQRQVAEAQATVLATGLESADISIIGGESAFFDRIVGAMSMGRAVDGFMDNSQTAQTLAGPWLDGSGSFTEDLTKALGSVSTSDVQNLTVSALLMKLMPTGSGQLDELMAKARQLGLADMPVTALAGLNGTAKS, encoded by the coding sequence ATGGATGCCATCTCTTTGGGCCTTGGCACGCTCGTCATCGTCGTTCTCGTCCTCGTGATCGCGGCTCTGCTCGTGGTGACCCGGTTGTTCCGCAAGGTCGAGCAGGGCAAGGCCCTGATCGTCTCCAAGATGCGGAAGGTCGATGTGACCTTCACCGGTCAGGTCGTGCTGCCCGTACTGCACAAGGCCGAGATCATGGACATCTCGGTGAAGACCATCGAGATCTCCCGGACCGGCCGCGACGGTCTGATCTGCAAGGACAACATCCGCGCCGACATCCGCATCTCGTTCTTCGTCCGCGTCAACAAGACCGTCGAGGACGTCATCAAGGTCGCCCAGGCCATCGGCACCCAGCGGGCCTCGGACAAGGCGACCCTGCAGGAGCTGTTCAACGCGAAGTTCTCCGAGGCGCTCAAGACGGTCGGCAAGCAGCTCGACTTCACCGACCTCTACACGATGCGCAACGAACTGCGCGACCGGATCATCCACATCATCGGCACCGATCTGAACGGCTACAGCCTGGAGGATGCGGCGATCGACTATCTGGAGCAGACCCCCCTCGCCCAGCTGGACGCCGGCAACATCCTGGATGCCCAGGGCATCCGGAAGATCACCGAGCTGACGGCCGTCGAGAGCGTGCGTACCAACGAGTTCCGCCAGCACGAGCAGAAGGAACTCACCCGCCAGAACGTCGACGCCCGCGAGGCGATCCTGGAGCTGGAGCGCCGCCAGGCGGACGCGGAGATCAAACAGCGCCGCGAGATCGAGACGGTGCGGGCGCGGGAGGAAGCGGAGACCGCGCGAGTGGTGGAGGAGGAGCGGCTGCGGGCGCAGAGCGCCTTCCTCAAGACGGAGGAGCAGCTCGGCATCCAGCGCGAGAACCAGGCTCGCGAGGTGGCCGTCGCGCAGAAGAACCGCGAGCGGGTCATCGCCATCGAGAACGAGCGGATCGAGAAGGACCGTCTGCTGGAGGTCATCGCGCGGGAGCGGGAGACGCAGCTGACAAGGATCGCTGCCGACAAGGAGGTCGAGACCGAGAAGCGGGACATCGCCGAGGTCGTGCGGGAGCGGATCGCGGTGGACCGTACGGTCGCCGAGCAGGAGGAGTCCATCAAGCGGCTGCGGACGGTGGAGGAGGCCGAGCGGGAGCGGCAGGCCGTCGTCATCGCCGCCGAGGCGCAGGCCCAGGAGAAGCTGGTCAAGGACATCAAGGCGGCGGAAGCGGCCGAGCAGGCGGCTGTGCACCGGGCGGCCGAGGAACTCACCCTCGCCGAGGCCCGCAACAAGACCGCCGATCTCGACGCCCGCGCCAAGATCCGCCTCGCGGAGGGCATCCAGGCGGAGGCCGCCGCCGAGGGCCTGGCCGCCGTCGCCGTACGGGAGAAGGAAGCGGACGCGATCGAGAAGGCTGGCCGGGCCGAGGCCGGAGCCACGACGGCGCGGCTCAAGGCGGAGGCCGACGGCGCCCGCGAGATGGCACTCGCCGAGGCGACCGCCATCGGCGAGAAGCTGAAGGCGGAGGCGGAAGGCCTGACCGAGAAGGCGGCGGCCATGGCCGCGCTCGACGAGGCCTCGCGCGGCCACGAGGAGTACCGGTTGCGGCTGGAGGCGGAGAAGGAGATCCGGCTCGCCGGGCTGGACATGCAGCGCCAGGTCGCAGAAGCCCAGGCAACCGTCCTGGCGACCGGGCTGGAAAGCGCCGACATCAGCATCATCGGCGGCGAGTCGGCGTTCTTCGACCGCATCGTCGGAGCGATGTCGATGGGCCGGGCCGTGGACGGGTTCATGGACAACTCCCAGACCGCCCAGACCCTGGCCGGGCCCTGGCTGGACGGCTCCGGCTCCTTCACGGAAGACCTCACGAAGGCACTGGGCTCGGTGTCCACGTCCGACGTGCAGAACCTGACCGTCTCGGCCCTGCTGATGAAGCTCATGCCGACCGGATCGGGGCAGCTGGACGAGCTGATGGCCAAAGCCCGGCAGCTGGGCCTGGCCGACATGCCGGTGACCGCACTCGCCGGCCTGAACGGCACCGCCAAGAGCTGA
- a CDS encoding potassium channel family protein, whose translation MGTDLLAAHAAGVHLHRRALVPAEHSSFTDALYISLVNISALGLGDIAPTEGWLRILAPLEAFVGFSLLTATVSWTLGIYPAPASRRAPALRLSHLSRTHLTAEQIDTDAPDVMLSAAVLRTALEDLAVILDQRFLHTQGRL comes from the coding sequence ATGGGCACTGATCTACTGGCCGCACATGCCGCAGGCGTTCACCTACACCGCCGGGCTCTGGTCCCCGCCGAGCACTCGTCGTTCACGGACGCCCTCTACATCTCCTTGGTCAACATCTCGGCGCTCGGCCTCGGTGACATCGCGCCCACCGAGGGATGGCTGCGGATCCTCGCCCCACTGGAAGCCTTCGTCGGCTTCTCCCTGCTGACCGCAACGGTTTCCTGGACACTCGGCATCTACCCGGCGCCGGCCAGCCGCCGGGCGCCGGCACTCAGGCTGTCCCACCTCTCGCGCACGCATCTCACGGCGGAGCAGATCGACACGGACGCGCCCGACGTCATGCTGTCCGCCGCCGTGCTCCGCACCGCGCTGGAGGACCTCGCCGTCATCCTCGACCAGCGCTTCCTCCACACCCAGGGCAGGCTGTAG
- the nhaA gene encoding Na+/H+ antiporter NhaA: MIDPRPRIVFGLMPWPERQAIASALRTETIGGLVLLAAAVVALVWANSPWSGGYEAIRDFHFGIPALGLELSVGHWTADGLLAVFFLVAGIELKRELVVGELRTPATAALPVVAAACGMIVPAALYALTAGLGGGSLDGWAVPMATDIAFALAVLAVISTHLPSALRAFLLTLAVVDDLGAILIIAIFFTSDLNFWALGGAFAGLGVFYLLQRLRVRGWWFYVPLGIAIWALMYNSGIHATVAGVAMGLILRTTRDKGEEISPGARVSHLVHPFSAGVAVPLFALFAAGVSISGPALAEVFTSPEPLGVFIGLVVGKVLGIFLGTYLAARFTKAELNPDLAWADVLGLSVLAGIGFTVALLIGELAFPGQEVGEHVKAAVLIASLTAAVLAAVLLRRRNKIYRSLYEEETLDADADGIPDIYRRTLTPGSNG, translated from the coding sequence ATGATCGACCCGCGCCCGCGCATCGTCTTCGGACTCATGCCGTGGCCCGAACGCCAGGCCATCGCCTCCGCCCTGCGCACCGAAACGATCGGTGGCCTCGTCCTGCTGGCGGCAGCAGTCGTGGCCCTGGTCTGGGCCAACAGCCCGTGGAGCGGGGGGTACGAGGCGATACGTGACTTCCACTTCGGGATACCCGCCCTCGGGCTGGAACTGTCGGTCGGGCACTGGACCGCCGACGGGCTCCTGGCGGTCTTCTTCCTCGTCGCCGGCATCGAACTCAAGCGCGAACTCGTCGTCGGCGAGCTACGTACCCCCGCCACGGCGGCCCTCCCGGTCGTCGCCGCCGCATGCGGCATGATCGTGCCCGCCGCCCTGTACGCACTCACCGCCGGTCTGGGGGGCGGCAGCCTCGACGGCTGGGCCGTGCCGATGGCCACCGACATCGCTTTCGCACTCGCTGTCCTCGCCGTCATCTCCACCCACCTCCCCTCCGCCCTGCGCGCCTTCCTGCTCACCCTGGCCGTCGTCGACGACCTCGGCGCCATCCTCATCATCGCGATCTTCTTCACCAGCGACCTGAACTTCTGGGCGCTGGGCGGAGCCTTCGCAGGCCTGGGAGTCTTCTACCTGCTCCAGCGGCTCCGGGTCCGCGGCTGGTGGTTTTACGTACCGCTCGGTATCGCGATTTGGGCCCTGATGTACAACAGCGGCATCCACGCCACCGTCGCGGGCGTCGCCATGGGGCTCATCCTGCGGACGACCCGCGACAAGGGCGAGGAAATCTCCCCGGGGGCCCGCGTATCGCACCTGGTGCACCCGTTCTCGGCAGGCGTCGCGGTGCCGCTCTTCGCCCTCTTCGCCGCCGGCGTCAGCATCTCCGGACCCGCGCTGGCCGAAGTGTTCACCAGCCCCGAGCCCCTCGGCGTCTTCATCGGCCTCGTCGTCGGCAAGGTCCTCGGCATCTTCCTCGGCACCTACCTCGCCGCCCGCTTCACCAAGGCGGAGCTCAACCCCGACCTCGCATGGGCCGACGTCCTCGGCCTCTCCGTCCTGGCCGGGATCGGCTTCACCGTCGCCCTCCTCATCGGCGAACTGGCCTTCCCCGGCCAAGAGGTCGGTGAGCACGTCAAGGCCGCCGTCCTGATCGCCTCCCTCACCGCGGCCGTGCTCGCCGCCGTCCTGCTCCGGCGCAGGAACAAGATCTACCGGAGTCTGTACGAGGAGGAGACCCTCGACGCCGACGCCGACGGGATACCCGACATCTACCGGCGCACCCTCACGCCCGGCTCCAACGGCTGA